From one Plectropomus leopardus isolate mb unplaced genomic scaffold, YSFRI_Pleo_2.0 unplaced_scaffold64443, whole genome shotgun sequence genomic stretch:
- the LOC121939875 gene encoding olfactory receptor 11A1-like → HTVSAAACFLQIFCVFSYVCVEILNLAVMSYDRYLAICCPLQYKTHMTIKKVAMLIAVSWLFPFLAIAVLISLSAPLQLCGNVINKIICGNYAIVKLACSETRLHNIYGLIYTAISIIIPLLLILYSYTKILKVCFLGSRQTRQKAVRTCTPHLASLLNFSLGACFQVLLSRFDTSAIPRPLDIFLSLYFLTCQPLFTPVLYGLKMSKIRLICKRLLCGEV, encoded by the coding sequence AGCTTGTTTCCTGcagatcttctgtgtgttttcatacgTTTGTGTGGAGATTTTGAACTTGGCCGTCATGTCTTACGACCGATATCTGGCCATCTGTTGTCCTCTGCAGTATAAGACACACATGACCATTAAAAAGGTGGCCATGCTTATTGCCGTGTCGTGGTTGTTCCCGTTTCTTGCGATCGCTGTTCTGATTTCTCTGAGCGCTCCTCTGCAGCTGTGCGGAAACGTCATTAACAAAATCATCTGCGGAAACTACGCCATCGTCAAACTGGCGTGCTCCGAAACCAGACTCCATAACATTTACGGACTCATTTACACCGCCATCTCCATCATCATCCCTCTGCTCCTGATCCTTTACTCGTACACCAAAATCCTGAAAGTCTGTTTTTTGGGCTCCAGACAGACGAGGCAGAAAGCCGTGAGAACCTGCACGCCTCACCTCGCCTCGCTGCTCAACTTCTCCCTCGGagcttgttttcaggtgttaCTGAGCAGGTTTGACACGAGCGCCATACCCCGACCGCTCGacattttcctctctctgtacTTCCTCACATGCCAGCCGCTCTTCACCCCCGTCCTCTACGgactgaaaatgtccaaaatccgcCTCATATGTAAACGTCTGCTGTGTGGAGAAGTTTAG